The following are encoded in a window of Lactobacillus acidophilus genomic DNA:
- a CDS encoding MFS transporter: MNKKQIMMVTIALMLGNVMSGLDGTIINTAIPAIVAALHGIQFMGWIVAIFLLGMSISIPIWTKVGEKITNKRAFEISLVLFVVGSTLQGIAPNIIFFLCSRFIMGIGAGGMGSLPYIIAGYVFKNIKTRTKVLGYLTASWNGAAILGPLIGGWLIDAFSWHWVFYINIPIGLLAIIICLVYYKPVTPEKTPVFDIPGASLLVVSLLLFLMGVQLVGLTANWIVISLIIVSVVFIILFFIRETHAENPIIPISLFKNKNLDGDFLLFAFTWGAFIAVNTYLPMWAQALLGLSALLGGMTLIPNSIVEIIASQSVAAIQEKMTTFMLALIGIIAMLISSGGLYLADLHTPIQFLTFIGAFSGIGVGFIFVALQLKVQLDAGLKNMATATSTSYLIRILAQTVMAAVYGVIMNLNLASGVHTHPGITMAMMNKLSDAKSARLLPQSLVPTMRSIFHSGIKEIMLVSVVLLVIALVLNCYFNFGKKQKKLQ, from the coding sequence ATGAATAAAAAGCAAATTATGATGGTTACGATTGCGCTAATGCTAGGAAATGTTATGTCGGGTCTTGATGGAACGATTATTAATACAGCTATTCCAGCGATTGTTGCTGCATTACATGGAATTCAATTTATGGGCTGGATTGTAGCGATCTTTTTGTTAGGAATGTCAATTTCTATCCCCATTTGGACTAAAGTAGGAGAAAAGATTACTAACAAGCGTGCATTTGAAATTTCGTTGGTCTTATTTGTAGTTGGATCAACTTTGCAAGGTATAGCTCCTAACATTATTTTCTTCTTATGTTCTCGATTTATCATGGGTATTGGTGCCGGCGGTATGGGGTCTCTACCTTACATAATTGCTGGTTATGTTTTTAAAAATATTAAGACTAGAACTAAGGTGTTAGGATATTTAACTGCTAGTTGGAATGGGGCTGCTATTTTAGGACCACTTATTGGTGGGTGGTTAATTGATGCTTTTTCATGGCACTGGGTATTTTATATTAATATTCCAATTGGATTATTAGCAATTATTATCTGCTTGGTTTACTACAAACCTGTTACACCAGAAAAGACACCAGTTTTCGATATCCCTGGTGCAAGCTTGTTAGTTGTCAGTTTGTTACTTTTCTTAATGGGTGTCCAACTCGTTGGGTTAACCGCTAACTGGATTGTGATTAGTCTAATCATTGTCAGCGTGGTATTTATTATTTTATTCTTTATTCGGGAAACTCATGCTGAAAATCCGATTATTCCGATATCTTTGTTTAAAAACAAAAATCTTGATGGTGATTTTCTTTTATTTGCCTTTACTTGGGGAGCATTTATTGCTGTTAACACTTACTTACCTATGTGGGCACAGGCCCTTCTTGGCTTATCAGCCCTTCTTGGCGGAATGACTTTAATTCCTAATTCAATTGTGGAGATTATTGCTTCTCAAAGTGTAGCGGCTATTCAAGAGAAAATGACAACTTTTATGTTGGCTCTTATTGGTATTATTGCTATGCTTATTTCTTCCGGCGGCTTATACTTAGCAGATTTGCATACACCAATTCAATTTTTAACTTTTATTGGTGCTTTTTCAGGAATCGGAGTTGGCTTTATCTTCGTTGCTTTGCAATTAAAGGTGCAGCTTGATGCTGGTCTTAAGAATATGGCAACGGCTACTTCAACTTCATATTTGATTAGAATTTTAGCTCAAACGGTAATGGCCGCAGTATATGGCGTAATTATGAACTTGAATTTAGCAAGCGGCGTTCATACTCATCCTGGCATTACAATGGCAATGATGAATAAGTTGAGTGATGCCAAAAGTGCTAGATTGTTGCCACAGAGTTTGGTGCCAACAATGAGAAGTATTTTCCATTCTGGGATTAAAGAAATTATGCTAGTTTCTGTGGTCTTGTTGGTGATTGCTTTGGTGTTGAACTGCTACTTTAACTTCGGTAAGAAACAAAAGAAATTACAGTAA
- a CDS encoding GNAT family N-acetyltransferase, with product MIIKPLISEDEAKQTSKLFQKSWQDAYKGLLPNVFLDNIPQDAWVKQLNESGRHNLIFEDDNNVVQAAVSYGRPRDTRMLGCGELMALYVSPEYKGYNVGKTLLNAAENELKKMGYGKIYLWCIDGDENAQKFFEHFGWRNIATERFVEIADKEYKYLLYQKNLHD from the coding sequence ATGATAATTAAACCGTTAATTTCTGAAGACGAAGCAAAACAAACTAGTAAACTTTTTCAAAAATCTTGGCAAGATGCATATAAGGGACTTTTGCCTAATGTGTTTTTAGATAATATTCCTCAAGATGCTTGGGTGAAGCAACTTAACGAAAGTGGTCGCCATAATTTAATCTTTGAAGATGATAATAATGTTGTTCAAGCTGCTGTTAGCTATGGCCGTCCGCGAGACACCAGAATGCTTGGCTGTGGTGAATTGATGGCATTATACGTCAGTCCAGAGTATAAAGGCTACAATGTTGGCAAGACTTTATTGAATGCCGCCGAAAATGAATTGAAAAAGATGGGCTATGGTAAGATCTATTTATGGTGCATTGATGGTGATGAAAATGCTCAAAAATTCTTTGAGCATTTTGGCTGGCGTAATATTGCTACCGAAAGATTTGTTGAAATTGCAGATAAAGAATATAAATATTTACTGTACCAAAAGAATTTACATGATTAA
- a CDS encoding phage portal protein gives MTANGDLYYTYTQNYDDYQAKNKPKQVILLSDEVLHIAGLGFDGLIGYSPIAMAKNAIGLSMAAEQYGSTFFKNDATPGGVLEHPNVVKDPERLRKSWQAQFSGSNNHSIAVLEEGMTFHQLLTRSINWTYCQAVKYSANSNPAWSSLVEQYHH, from the coding sequence ATAACTGCCAACGGTGACCTCTACTACACTTATACCCAAAACTATGATGATTACCAAGCCAAGAATAAACCCAAGCAAGTCATTCTCTTATCTGATGAAGTTCTTCATATTGCCGGACTAGGTTTTGATGGTTTGATTGGCTATAGTCCGATTGCGATGGCTAAAAATGCAATTGGCTTATCAATGGCCGCTGAACAATATGGGTCAACTTTCTTTAAAAACGATGCCACACCCGGTGGCGTACTTGAACACCCTAACGTGGTCAAGGATCCGGAACGCCTACGTAAAAGCTGGCAAGCCCAGTTCTCGGGTTCTAACAACCATAGTATTGCGGTTCTAGAAGAAGGCATGACTTTTCACCAGCTTCTTACAAGGTCAATCAACTGGACATATTGCCAAGCAGTTAAATACTCAGCAAATTCAAACCCAGCGTGGTCATCATTGGTGGAGCAGTACCATCATTGA
- a CDS encoding recombinase zinc beta ribbon domain-containing protein — translation MAKQLNTQQIQTQRGHHWWSSTIIDILRNINYTRDMLCQKTYRDDQYHRHFNQGELAQHLIEDHHKGIINHHDFNQVLDRLKQVAQERHIESGNHKYQQHYLFTGKLICDYCGSAFKRQTRPNKICWACQKHLHSAKLCPVRAIPEEWIQNAFCNMMNKLTFSKKFLMLTLAQQLRDNFINDPAGKLSQFVKQIKENDDKAETLNKLLQTGLIDQSLYINQTAELEQSNYQIQQRIKQINSNHTDDANNLENFRELLRWCQQDQFLNTFDLALFQTYVQSIKILNQHEISFQLKCRSSLIEHLVNKQPVSERFYRDVIHQRFNEPIKQAEYLYSTIKSEVDLIG, via the coding sequence ATTGCCAAGCAGTTAAATACTCAGCAAATTCAAACCCAGCGTGGTCATCATTGGTGGAGCAGTACCATCATTGATATCCTGCGTAATATTAACTATACCCGTGATATGCTATGCCAGAAAACCTACCGCGATGATCAATACCACCGGCATTTTAATCAAGGCGAACTAGCACAGCATTTAATTGAGGACCATCATAAAGGAATAATCAACCATCATGACTTTAATCAAGTCCTAGATCGATTGAAACAAGTCGCACAAGAACGGCACATTGAGTCCGGAAATCACAAATACCAGCAACACTACCTATTCACCGGGAAACTCATTTGTGATTATTGCGGTTCTGCGTTCAAACGACAGACGCGGCCAAATAAAATCTGCTGGGCTTGTCAGAAGCATTTGCATTCGGCAAAACTATGCCCAGTGAGAGCAATTCCCGAGGAATGGATTCAAAACGCCTTTTGCAACATGATGAATAAACTGACCTTCAGTAAAAAGTTCTTAATGTTGACTTTAGCGCAACAATTAAGGGACAACTTTATCAATGATCCTGCCGGGAAGCTAAGTCAATTTGTCAAGCAGATTAAAGAAAATGATGACAAGGCGGAAACATTAAATAAGCTGTTACAGACAGGTTTAATTGATCAGTCATTGTATATCAATCAAACCGCTGAACTGGAACAAAGCAACTATCAGATTCAACAGCGAATTAAACAAATTAACAGTAATCACACTGACGATGCCAATAATCTGGAGAACTTTCGCGAACTTCTCCGCTGGTGCCAGCAAGATCAATTTCTAAATACATTTGATCTGGCACTGTTTCAAACCTATGTCCAATCAATTAAGATCCTTAATCAGCACGAAATTAGTTTCCAGCTTAAATGCAGGTCGAGTTTGATCGAACATCTTGTCAATAAACAGCCTGTCAGTGAGCGCTTCTATCGAGATGTTATTCATCAACGGTTCAATGAACCTATTAAACAGGCTGAATATCTATACAGTACCATTAAAAGTGAGGTGGACCTAATTGGGTAA
- a CDS encoding aspartate/glutamate racemase family protein: protein MALLGTKFTMQNNFFIKPFREAGIEVCRPSENNQSIIHQKIVDELENGIVKKETKQQLMTIINKMVQKDHLDGAVLGCTELSLILGQEDFKNIQVFDIAQVQIKAAVDQLLKKLK, encoded by the coding sequence ATGGCTTTACTAGGCACCAAATTTACAATGCAAAATAACTTTTTCATCAAGCCATTTCGAGAGGCCGGAATTGAAGTTTGCCGTCCCAGTGAAAATAATCAATCCATAATTCATCAAAAAATTGTAGACGAACTCGAAAACGGGATTGTTAAGAAAGAGACTAAGCAGCAGTTAATGACAATTATCAATAAGATGGTTCAAAAAGATCACCTTGATGGTGCAGTCTTGGGATGTACCGAATTGTCGTTAATCTTAGGACAGGAAGATTTCAAGAACATTCAAGTGTTTGATATTGCTCAGGTTCAAATCAAGGCTGCTGTTGATCAACTTCTAAAAAAGCTAAAATAA
- a CDS encoding aspartate/glutamate racemase family protein: MQKLGIIGGIGPEATMNYYSAIIKRYQERIGTDKELPRITIESINMYHMFRLLDAQQYDKVAGYVGATANNLLKAGCDFGLMYGNTPYLLFDQIQACTDLPLLNIGETALAAAQQLHLQQWLY, translated from the coding sequence ATGCAGAAACTAGGCATTATCGGTGGTATAGGCCCAGAAGCAACAATGAATTATTATTCGGCAATCATTAAGCGGTATCAGGAGCGGATCGGGACTGATAAAGAGCTGCCTCGTATCACTATCGAATCCATTAATATGTATCACATGTTCCGTCTGCTTGATGCTCAACAGTATGATAAAGTCGCCGGTTATGTAGGAGCTACGGCCAATAATTTATTGAAAGCCGGGTGCGATTTTGGATTGATGTATGGCAATACGCCCTATCTATTATTTGATCAGATTCAAGCGTGCACTGATTTGCCATTGTTAAACATTGGCGAGACAGCGCTAGCGGCTGCTCAGCAGTTGCACCTTCAACAATGGCTTTACTAG
- a CDS encoding uracil-DNA glycosylase family protein, whose amino-acid sequence MQSEFQKIFQEIQADPDNESFTKQGIKPLYYASSSARINIIGQAPGRIAQEKMKFWDDPSGDRLRTWLGVSRDVFYNSGMIAILPMDFYYPGKGKSGDLPPRKGFAQNWHPQLLKLMPDIQLTILVGAYATRSYLHLGYKDRLTDIVRNYQQYLPDYFPIVHPSPRNKIWEAKNPWFEEQVIPDLQRRIQIILNN is encoded by the coding sequence ATGCAAAGTGAATTTCAAAAAATTTTTCAAGAAATTCAAGCAGATCCTGATAATGAATCTTTTACAAAGCAAGGGATCAAGCCACTTTACTATGCTTCTTCATCTGCCAGAATAAATATCATTGGTCAAGCACCAGGACGAATTGCCCAAGAAAAAATGAAATTCTGGGATGATCCTAGTGGTGATCGTCTTCGGACCTGGTTAGGGGTTTCGAGAGACGTTTTCTATAATTCTGGAATGATTGCAATTTTACCAATGGATTTTTATTATCCCGGGAAAGGCAAGTCTGGTGATCTCCCACCGCGTAAAGGATTTGCTCAAAATTGGCATCCACAGCTATTGAAATTAATGCCTGATATTCAGTTAACCATTTTAGTGGGCGCTTATGCGACGAGAAGCTACCTTCACCTAGGATATAAAGATCGGTTGACTGATATTGTCAGGAATTATCAGCAATACCTGCCAGACTATTTTCCAATCGTCCATCCGTCACCACGAAATAAAATTTGGGAGGCAAAAAATCCATGGTTCGAGGAGCAGGTAATTCCAGACCTGCAAAGAAGAATTCAAATAATTCTAAATAATTAG
- a CDS encoding Crp/Fnr family transcriptional regulator, producing MADLCVNLVPLFDALPQDEKMQIEKLVQHKNYQKGEVIIDPTINDNLVIVADGNAKQYTLDEDGYENVLQILHTGDYIGEDWLFGQKNINNYVEATEHSEICLLKRQDLLKLMHKQPELSIRLLELSIVKVSEMQKQIHLMALPKVEDRLLKYLQTYADEIGKNNFTLPLKMKDLALYLGTTPETLSRKFALLEKQGQLKRQLRRIELFEN from the coding sequence ATGGCTGATTTATGTGTTAACTTAGTACCACTATTTGATGCTTTACCTCAGGATGAGAAGATGCAAATCGAAAAATTAGTTCAGCATAAAAACTATCAAAAGGGTGAAGTGATAATTGATCCAACGATAAATGATAATTTAGTAATTGTAGCTGATGGTAACGCTAAGCAGTACACCTTAGATGAAGACGGCTATGAGAATGTTTTGCAAATCTTGCATACAGGTGATTATATTGGTGAGGATTGGCTTTTTGGTCAAAAAAATATCAATAATTACGTCGAGGCTACGGAACACAGTGAAATTTGTTTATTAAAGCGGCAGGATCTACTGAAGCTGATGCATAAACAGCCAGAATTAAGTATTCGATTATTGGAACTAAGTATTGTTAAAGTTTCGGAAATGCAAAAACAAATTCACTTGATGGCTTTGCCGAAGGTTGAAGACCGGTTATTAAAGTATTTACAAACATATGCAGATGAAATTGGTAAAAATAATTTTACCTTACCCTTAAAAATGAAGGACTTAGCCTTATACCTTGGAACAACACCTGAGACCCTGTCTCGTAAATTTGCTTTATTAGAAAAGCAAGGTCAACTGAAACGTCAATTACGTCGAATTGAATTATTCGAAAATTAG
- a CDS encoding heavy-metal-associated domain-containing protein — protein MEKVMMKLSGMTCPSCLSKIEKAVGSLDGTDQIKVLFNAGKLKFTLDPDKTKTVDVKTAIEKMGYEVQEIKEKELN, from the coding sequence ATGGAAAAAGTAATGATGAAATTATCTGGCATGACCTGTCCTTCATGCTTAAGCAAAATTGAAAAGGCGGTTGGTAGTTTGGATGGAACCGACCAAATAAAAGTTTTATTCAATGCAGGAAAGCTAAAATTTACGCTGGATCCTGATAAGACTAAAACTGTTGACGTCAAGACAGCTATTGAAAAAATGGGTTATGAAGTACAAGAAATTAAGGAAAAGGAGCTTAACTGA
- a CDS encoding heavy metal translocating P-type ATPase, with amino-acid sequence MIKLQQFFMRYKKQLLLVNTILLLLAEGSKWLLHMNLPYQALMLIVGIVGVLPIALTAISSLRVKLISIDVLVSLAVIGAFIIGKFNEAAIVTWLFMLGDVLEELTLKKTRSAVADLTKMAPQTALVVQDDGSTEKEDVDFIDPGEKILVKTGDQVPVDGKVISGSGYLNEASVNGESKLVNKKAGNEVYAGTILENGILTVETTAVGEDTTFGKIIEMVEEAQDTKSYTEKLINRFSKYYTPAVLVIAIAVGLITKDLKLAITVMVLGCPGALVIGVPVSTVAGIGNGAKSGIMFKGSQVMDQTHRIDEIAFDKTGTLTVGYPEVSAIEVLNGPKDEIIKLAAQIERQSNHPLAQAIAKLNKQKPASIKVETVKGKGIIATLNNQKYYLGNQDLIVENTRTNAKLDKTINHLSQLGNSIVAFANEDQSQLAVFGIKDQLRPEANDALTRLKELGVKKLVMLSRDNQETAERIAAKLSIDEVHGQMLPQDKAAFVKKERAKGHHIAFIGDGINDSPALANANVAIAVGSGTDVAIEVSDIVLVKNDLRKIAYALGLSKKTILNMNENIVMALLTVLLLFIGLFAGYVEMASGMFIHEFSILIVILNGMRLIKFQQKIDDHQVYNQQNKVALDM; translated from the coding sequence ATGATTAAGTTACAACAATTTTTTATGAGGTACAAAAAGCAGCTTTTGCTTGTTAATACTATTTTGCTGTTGCTTGCTGAAGGATCTAAATGGCTATTACACATGAATTTACCATACCAGGCTTTAATGCTTATCGTGGGGATTGTCGGAGTGCTTCCAATTGCTTTGACGGCTATTTCATCTTTAAGGGTTAAATTAATTTCTATTGATGTTTTAGTATCGCTGGCGGTAATCGGTGCCTTCATTATTGGTAAATTTAATGAAGCAGCCATTGTTACTTGGCTATTCATGTTAGGAGATGTACTGGAAGAATTAACCCTAAAGAAAACGCGGTCAGCCGTTGCTGATTTAACCAAAATGGCACCACAGACTGCGTTAGTTGTTCAAGATGATGGCTCAACTGAGAAAGAAGATGTCGATTTCATTGATCCTGGTGAGAAGATTCTAGTTAAAACTGGTGATCAAGTTCCAGTCGATGGCAAGGTTATTTCAGGTTCTGGTTATCTTAATGAAGCCAGTGTTAACGGTGAATCTAAATTAGTTAATAAAAAAGCCGGTAATGAAGTATATGCAGGAACTATCCTTGAAAACGGTATATTGACTGTCGAAACTACCGCAGTCGGTGAAGATACGACTTTCGGTAAAATTATTGAAATGGTTGAAGAAGCACAAGATACAAAGTCATATACAGAAAAGTTAATTAACCGGTTTTCCAAATATTACACTCCTGCCGTACTTGTAATTGCGATTGCTGTGGGTCTAATTACTAAAGATCTTAAGTTAGCCATTACGGTCATGGTGCTGGGCTGCCCAGGTGCTCTAGTTATTGGTGTACCAGTATCTACAGTTGCTGGTATCGGTAATGGTGCTAAAAGCGGCATTATGTTTAAAGGGTCGCAAGTAATGGATCAAACTCACCGGATTGATGAAATTGCTTTTGATAAAACCGGCACTTTGACTGTTGGATATCCAGAAGTTAGTGCAATTGAGGTATTAAATGGGCCCAAAGATGAAATTATTAAATTAGCTGCTCAAATTGAGCGTCAAAGTAACCACCCCTTAGCTCAGGCAATTGCCAAATTAAATAAACAAAAGCCAGCTTCAATTAAAGTGGAAACTGTTAAGGGTAAGGGAATCATCGCCACCTTAAATAATCAAAAATATTATTTAGGTAACCAAGACTTAATCGTTGAAAATACCCGTACCAATGCAAAATTGGATAAGACAATTAATCATTTGAGTCAATTAGGTAATTCAATTGTCGCTTTTGCTAATGAAGACCAAAGTCAATTAGCTGTTTTTGGCATTAAAGATCAATTGCGCCCAGAAGCTAATGATGCTTTAACCCGCTTAAAAGAATTAGGGGTTAAAAAGTTAGTTATGCTTTCTAGAGACAATCAAGAAACTGCTGAACGAATTGCGGCGAAGTTATCAATCGATGAAGTTCATGGTCAAATGTTGCCACAAGACAAGGCTGCTTTTGTTAAAAAAGAAAGAGCTAAGGGACACCATATTGCTTTTATTGGTGATGGGATCAATGATAGTCCGGCCCTAGCTAATGCTAATGTTGCAATTGCCGTTGGTAGTGGAACGGATGTTGCCATTGAAGTTTCAGATATAGTTTTAGTTAAAAATGACTTGCGGAAGATCGCTTATGCCCTTGGCTTATCCAAGAAGACAATTTTGAACATGAATGAAAATATCGTGATGGCTTTACTGACAGTCTTATTGTTGTTCATCGGTTTGTTTGCGGGTTATGTTGAAATGGCAAGTGGGATGTTTATTCATGAATTTAGTATCTTAATTGTTATCTTGAACGGGATGAGATTAATCAAATTTCAACAAAAAATTGACGATCATCAAGTTTATAATCAACAAAACAAAGTAGCATTAGATATGTAA
- the rlmD gene encoding 23S rRNA (uracil(1939)-C(5))-methyltransferase RlmD → MKKNQIVDLEITDLSYEAMGVAHYEGLTIFVTNALPGEVVSAKILKVKKNFAFAKIEKIKKESPDRVKIKLNQWVQTGLASLAHIKYDKQLEFKRNQVVNLLKKAHMDNIEVGETMASPEQTGYRNKAQVPVREVNGQLEIGFFRRHSHDLVPLTNFFTTDPEIDRVLIAVRDILRKNNVPAYDEINHKGEVRYLDVRRSKATGEIMVILICLHKDFAQLPRIAAEVSQIPGVTGLILNHNPKKTNVILGKKDYLVFGNDQITDKIGDLKFRISPQSFFQINSLQTPRLYDLAIKKAALKPSDVVIDAYSGIGTIGLSVAKHVKAVRGIEVVRDAIKDAKDNAELNGIDNAEYYLGKAEEIMPRWAKQGLKTDVVFVDPPRKGLTPEFIDATVKTGPKKIVYISCNPATMIRDLQLFQEQGYEFDRIDPVDMFPQTPHVESVTVLERTEK, encoded by the coding sequence ATGAAGAAAAACCAAATTGTTGACTTAGAGATTACTGACCTTTCATATGAGGCAATGGGGGTTGCTCATTATGAAGGATTAACAATCTTTGTTACTAACGCTCTTCCGGGAGAAGTGGTTAGTGCTAAAATTTTAAAAGTTAAAAAGAATTTTGCCTTTGCCAAAATTGAAAAAATTAAAAAAGAAAGTCCGGATCGAGTAAAAATCAAGCTCAATCAATGGGTTCAAACTGGTTTGGCATCTCTGGCTCATATTAAGTATGATAAGCAACTTGAGTTCAAGCGAAATCAAGTAGTTAACCTGCTTAAAAAGGCACACATGGATAACATTGAAGTGGGCGAAACTATGGCTAGTCCTGAACAAACAGGTTATCGTAATAAAGCCCAAGTTCCCGTACGTGAAGTTAATGGGCAACTTGAAATCGGCTTTTTTAGACGTCACTCACATGACTTAGTGCCACTTACTAACTTTTTTACCACTGATCCGGAAATTGATCGTGTGCTTATAGCTGTGCGTGATATTTTACGTAAAAATAATGTACCCGCCTATGATGAAATTAATCATAAGGGGGAAGTACGTTATCTTGACGTGCGCAGAAGTAAAGCAACGGGAGAGATCATGGTAATTTTGATCTGCCTTCACAAAGATTTTGCCCAATTACCACGTATTGCTGCTGAAGTTAGTCAAATTCCTGGTGTTACCGGTTTGATTTTGAATCATAATCCTAAAAAGACTAATGTGATTTTGGGTAAAAAAGATTACCTTGTCTTTGGTAATGATCAAATAACTGATAAGATTGGTGATTTGAAGTTTAGAATCTCACCGCAAAGTTTCTTCCAAATTAACTCACTGCAAACGCCGCGTTTGTATGACTTGGCTATCAAAAAGGCAGCTTTAAAGCCAAGTGATGTAGTAATTGATGCCTATTCAGGAATTGGAACAATTGGACTGAGTGTAGCTAAGCATGTAAAAGCAGTTCGCGGAATTGAAGTTGTTCGCGATGCTATTAAAGACGCTAAGGACAATGCTGAATTAAATGGTATTGATAATGCTGAATATTATTTGGGCAAGGCTGAAGAAATTATGCCTCGTTGGGCTAAGCAAGGCCTTAAGACCGATGTAGTATTTGTTGATCCACCACGAAAAGGATTAACTCCTGAATTTATTGATGCCACTGTTAAGACAGGACCTAAGAAGATTGTTTATATTTCATGCAATCCAGCTACAATGATTCGTGATTTGCAATTATTCCAAGAGCAAGGTTATGAATTTGATCGCATTGATCCTGTCGATATGTTTCCACAGACTCCACATGTTGAGAGCGTTACGGTCCTTGAACGTACAGAAAAATAG